One window from the genome of Rufibacter tibetensis encodes:
- a CDS encoding 3-hydroxyacyl-CoA dehydrogenase/enoyl-CoA hydratase family protein — MKRIIKKVAVLGSGIMGSRIACHFANIGVQVLLLDMVPRELLHEEEAKGLTLENKLVRNRIVNTALQTAINSNPAPLYRKTDARLIQTGNFDDDLPSIATCDWTIEVVVENLKIKQSVFSQVEQFRKPGTLITSNTSGIPIHLMLEGRSDDFRKHFCGTHFFNPPRYLKLLEIIPTEETDPEVINFLLNYGDLYLGKTTVLAKDTPAFIANRVGIYGIMQVLHVMEKLGLNVDEVDRLTGPVVGRPKSATFRTSDVVGLDTLAKVAQGLYHTVETDEKRDLFQLPAYIQQMLERNWLGDKTRQGFYKKTKTPEGATEILTLDLNTMEYGPKQKVRFQSMETLKPIEDLRKRLKAFSQAQDKAGDFFRETSYGLFQYVTNRIPEISDELYRIDDAMRAGFGWEIGPFETWDALGVRETVSAMEAAGYKPAEWIYEMLETGHETFYRSQNHQRQYYDLLTKDYRQIPGTEHFVLLDVLRGTNVVWKNAGCSIIDLGDGILNVEFHSKMNAMGSEIIQGLNKGIDLAEQSFRGVVVGNEAANFSAGANLGLVFMYALDQDYDELNLMIKQFQNTMMRMRYSAIPVVAAPHGLTLGGGCELCLHADRVQAAAESYIGLVEFGVGLIPGGGGTKEMTLRTSAAYEEGDTEYNSLRNVFMTIGTAKVSTSAAEAYDLGFMRHGDGITLNTNRQLAEAKAETILLAEAGYTRPTPKTNIKVQGRGGLGMFITGAHAMHAAGFISEHDRKISEKLAYVMCGGDLSMPSEVSEQYLLDLEREAFLSLCGERKTLERIKSILTTGKPLRN; from the coding sequence ATGAAGAGAATCATTAAAAAGGTGGCGGTGTTAGGCTCGGGCATTATGGGCTCGCGCATTGCCTGCCACTTTGCTAACATTGGCGTGCAGGTGCTGTTATTAGACATGGTGCCGCGTGAGTTGCTGCACGAGGAAGAAGCCAAAGGCCTTACCTTGGAGAATAAACTGGTGCGCAACCGCATAGTGAATACCGCGCTGCAAACGGCCATTAATTCTAACCCAGCCCCCCTTTACCGTAAAACTGATGCCCGGCTCATTCAGACCGGGAACTTTGATGATGACCTACCCTCCATTGCTACCTGCGACTGGACCATTGAGGTAGTGGTAGAAAACCTGAAAATAAAGCAAAGTGTGTTTAGCCAAGTGGAGCAGTTCCGGAAGCCGGGCACTTTAATCACCTCCAACACATCAGGTATTCCCATCCACTTAATGCTGGAGGGCCGTTCCGATGATTTCAGAAAACACTTTTGCGGAACTCACTTCTTCAACCCTCCACGTTATTTGAAGCTGCTGGAGATCATCCCCACAGAGGAGACTGATCCGGAAGTCATCAACTTCCTCTTAAACTACGGCGACCTGTACCTGGGCAAAACTACAGTGCTAGCCAAAGACACCCCCGCGTTCATCGCGAACCGGGTAGGCATTTATGGCATCATGCAGGTGCTGCACGTCATGGAGAAACTGGGCCTGAACGTGGACGAGGTAGACCGCTTAACAGGCCCGGTAGTAGGTCGGCCTAAATCTGCCACCTTCCGGACTTCAGATGTGGTGGGTCTAGATACACTGGCCAAAGTAGCACAAGGCTTATACCACACCGTTGAAACGGATGAAAAGCGTGACCTGTTCCAACTGCCTGCCTACATTCAGCAGATGTTGGAAAGAAACTGGCTGGGTGATAAAACGCGGCAAGGCTTCTACAAGAAAACCAAGACTCCTGAAGGGGCCACCGAGATCCTGACGCTGGACCTGAATACCATGGAATACGGACCTAAGCAGAAAGTTAGGTTCCAGAGCATGGAAACGCTCAAGCCTATTGAAGACCTGCGCAAGCGCCTCAAAGCGTTTAGCCAAGCCCAAGACAAAGCCGGCGATTTCTTTAGAGAGACTTCGTACGGCCTATTTCAATATGTTACCAACCGCATTCCTGAAATCTCCGACGAACTTTACCGCATTGATGATGCCATGCGTGCTGGATTCGGTTGGGAAATCGGGCCATTTGAAACTTGGGATGCCCTTGGGGTACGAGAAACCGTTTCAGCCATGGAAGCCGCCGGTTACAAACCAGCCGAATGGATTTACGAGATGCTGGAAACGGGCCATGAAACCTTCTATCGCAGCCAGAACCACCAGCGCCAGTACTATGACCTGCTCACCAAAGATTACCGCCAGATTCCGGGGACCGAACATTTCGTGCTGCTGGATGTACTGCGCGGCACCAACGTTGTCTGGAAAAATGCCGGTTGCTCCATAATTGACTTAGGCGACGGTATCCTGAACGTGGAGTTTCACTCCAAAATGAACGCCATGGGCAGTGAGATCATCCAAGGGCTGAACAAAGGCATTGATCTAGCCGAGCAGAGCTTCAGAGGCGTGGTAGTGGGCAATGAGGCCGCTAACTTTTCTGCCGGAGCGAACCTAGGCTTGGTGTTCATGTACGCCCTGGACCAAGACTACGATGAGCTCAACCTCATGATCAAGCAGTTCCAGAACACCATGATGCGTATGCGTTACTCGGCCATTCCGGTAGTGGCGGCGCCGCACGGCTTGACACTAGGTGGTGGTTGTGAGCTGTGCCTACATGCCGACAGAGTACAGGCAGCCGCCGAGTCTTACATTGGCTTGGTAGAATTTGGTGTAGGCTTGATCCCGGGCGGTGGCGGAACAAAAGAAATGACCTTGCGCACCTCAGCCGCCTACGAAGAAGGTGATACCGAATACAACTCGCTCCGGAACGTGTTCATGACCATTGGTACGGCTAAAGTCTCCACCTCAGCCGCCGAAGCGTACGACCTTGGCTTTATGCGCCACGGCGACGGCATCACCCTCAACACCAACCGTCAGCTCGCCGAAGCCAAAGCCGAAACCATTCTCCTCGCAGAAGCCGGGTACACTAGACCTACGCCAAAGACCAACATCAAGGTGCAAGGCCGCGGTGGTTTAGGGATGTTCATCACAGGTGCCCACGCCATGCACGCGGCCGGCTTCATCTCAGAACATGACCGTAAAATTTCTGAGAAGCTGGCTTACGTGATGTGCGGCGGAGACCTGTCCATGCCGTCTGAGGTATCAGAGCAATACCTGTTGGATCTAGAGCGCGAAGCCTTCCTGAGTCTATGCGGTGAGCGCAAGACCTTGGAACGCATCAAGAGCATCTTGACCACCGGTAAGCCCCTGCGGAATTAG
- a CDS encoding GIY-YIG nuclease family protein — translation MKDHNYFVYVICNPGKTVLYTGVTNDLEVRLQQHKDNRGKPESIAATSCCIMNVI, via the coding sequence ATGAAAGACCATAACTACTTTGTCTACGTCATCTGTAATCCCGGCAAAACTGTTCTTTATACAGGAGTGACAAATGATCTGGAAGTGCGGTTGCAGCAGCACAAAGACAACCGGGGAAAGCCGGAAAGTATTGCTGCTACAAGTTGTTGTATTATGAACGTTATATAA
- a CDS encoding MarR family winged helix-turn-helix transcriptional regulator, translated as MKANETVDYNIKVCWHAIARMYNTQAVKNDITTSIGFVLLNIDPEKGTPATKIAPLLGLEARSLTRILKSMEEKGLIYKVADEQDKRSVRILLTELGLEKREVSRVTVRQFNQKVRDLIPESQLQVFFQVVGQINDIIESKKVF; from the coding sequence ATGAAAGCAAACGAGACGGTTGACTATAATATCAAAGTATGTTGGCACGCCATCGCACGCATGTACAACACCCAGGCGGTGAAGAATGACATTACCACGTCTATCGGGTTTGTGCTGCTGAACATTGACCCTGAGAAAGGCACGCCTGCCACCAAGATTGCGCCGCTTTTAGGATTAGAGGCCAGAAGCCTTACCCGCATCCTGAAAAGCATGGAAGAAAAAGGCCTTATCTACAAAGTAGCCGATGAGCAGGATAAACGCTCCGTCAGGATTTTACTCACAGAACTCGGTCTGGAAAAGCGGGAGGTGAGTAGGGTCACGGTTCGGCAGTTCAACCAGAAGGTGCGTGACCTGATCCCCGAAAGCCAACTGCAGGTATTCTTCCAGGTGGTGGGGCAGATCAATGATATCATTGAGTCAAAGAAAGTGTTTTGA